TGATTTGTATGTTGGCATGATAAGACAATAAAAACTGGCAGTACAGAAGCTATTGGAAGAAGCCTTAATTTTGCAATTTTTTTTATATTTTTGAACATTTTTTTCCTTTTTTGGTCTGTTTTTTATTTTTTTACTTTGAAAAACAAAGAATTTAAATAAAGCAATAATGTTTTACAGACACTTTAACTTAAATTTAAAAATACTATATTATACTATTAATTTTTAAATTATTAATGCTAAAGTGCAAAAAAATTTTATAATTTTGAATTTTAAAAATTTACATGTATATTTTATTGTAAAATCAAAGGAAAAAGTGCAATAATTACTAATAAATTACTAAAAAAAATTGATAAAAGTGGTAAAATCAAAACTATAGATAAAAAACTAGCTGTCTGAATTTTTCACTAAATTAGCCACTTTTTTAGCTATTTTTATTGGAAAATAACTAAAAAGTGGATTAAAAAAAAGTATTTTTATAATAATTCCTTTTAAAATTGAACCAAGGAGTAAAAATGAAAATAATAAATGATTATTTTAAATTTGAAGACTATAAAATCAAGGCAAAAGAGGAATTTCGTCCTAAATTAGACGAAATTATCAAGAAAAAACATTCAAAGACTCTTGAAAAACTTGCTGGAATACAAAGTATGACAAAAACACTTAATATTGTCTCGGTAATTTCAGTTTTTTTAACTGGACTTGTTTTTTTTGTTACTATGAATTACCATCTAGGGATTGGTGGCATCATTTTTTTAATTATTCTCGGAATAATTGCAGTTGCTTCTACTTTTTACTTAGGAGTCAAAAAAAGGGAAATTAGGAAAATCACCAATGAAGTTTCAAAAGATGTCCTAGAAGATTTTAAACCAGAAGTTGCTTACAAAGCTGCCTTTTCGATTTTAGATAAAGGAATGGATTATTTAGGTTTTAATGGCCAACCTAGTAACAGCATTCAAATTTCAAAAAATGAAATTAGCAGTCTTACTCCTGCGGAAATAATTGGGTCATCAAAGGCTAAAATTAGTGAAGTTAGACCTCTGAAGGAATTATTAATTGATGAAAAATTCCACGTTAGTTTTACAAATGTCCGCTGACAATGAAAAGAATGAAGAAAAAATGAAACTGTAACAAGGGAAAGTTTTACTGGAATTTTAAAGATTGATACTTCAATTTTAGGTGAAAAGGCATTTGACTTTAAACTTTTAAAACCAAGCGGCTGATTTTCTCAAAAAGACAAAATCAAACTTGAAAACGAGGAATTTAACAAGGTTTTTAATCCAGAATCAAATGATAGATTTAAAATCAGAAAAATGTATACACCACTTGCGATGGAACTTTCACTAAAAAGATATTTTGACCGTGAAGGTGTTAAAGTTATGGATGTTACCATTGAATCTTCAGGTGATGCTATCTATTTTACTTACAAATGCGACTGAAATTTTATGTATGTTGATTTTCCAACATCAATAAAAACCCCTGATGACTTTATTAATCACATTTTCAAGGATTTTTTGCTTGACACTTACAGTTTATATTATCTTTTGTGTCTTATTTACGTTACTTTGTATTTGGATTAGTAAAAACATCATATTTTTGAAAAAAATATGGTATAATTTGTAATTTAATTAGTATTTAAAGGAAAAAAATGTCAAATTTATACAACCCTAAAAATGCTGGAAATATCGAAGGATTTGAGCCTCGAATTGATAATGACTCTAAAAAACCGACTGTTTCAACAGCAGCTAAAGTTGCATTTTGAACTTTGGGGACTTTATTTTTATTTATTGCTCCAATTTATTACATTTCGCAAAAAAATAATTTTATGCGCCAACAGAATTTAATCAATGAATCAGCTGGTACAATCGAGGTTCAACTTGAGCAACGTAGCGCAACTTTATTGAAATTAGCTGACCAAGTTCGTTCCTATCGTGAATATGAAAAATCAATTTTAAGCGATATTACAAGATTGCGAAGTTTAAAATCAAACATAGAAAATGCTCAAGAAATTGAAAATTTAAACAACTCATTATTTGGTAGACTAATTGCAGTAAGTGAAAATTACCCAGAATTGCAAGCATCAAAAATTTATCAAGAATTAATTGAGCAAACCTCCTATTTAGAAAGAGAATTAGCGGCTGCAAGACGACTTTATAATAGTAATGTTAATTCTTTTAACACCGAAATTTTTGTCTTTCCTTCTTCAATTGTTGCATCTTCGATGAATTTAACAACCTACCCAATGTTTAGCACAAGTAACCAAAATCGTCAAGATGTATCATTTAAAGATTTTTAATTTCTTATTAAAAATCAACCACTGCAAAAAAACTCCTATAAACAGACATAATTTCTCAATAGATTTACAATTCAAACAATAAAAATTTAAAAAATACACTTTTAGACAAATAATATCCTTTTAAATCTAAGAAATATTTGCTTAAATTAATTCTTCAGATTTTTTGAGATTATTTGTCTTATTTTTTTATTATTAATATAAGTTAGATTAGTCCACTAATTTTGAGTTAGACAAACTGATAATAAACCGCATTTGAAAAGTCTAAAAAAACTTTGACTTTATAAGCAAAAAATAAAAAAACCTTGTAGTTTATAGCACTTTTTAGCTATTTTTATTGAAAAATAATTAAAAAGTGAAAAAAAAGAGTATTTTTATATAATTCCTTTTAAAATTGACCAAGGAGTAAAAATGAAAATAATAAGTGATTATTTTAAATTTGAAGACTATAAAAACAAGGCAAAAGA
This sequence is a window from Mesomycoplasma ovipneumoniae. Protein-coding genes within it:
- a CDS encoding LemA family protein, whose protein sequence is MSNLYNPKNAGNIEGFEPRIDNDSKKPTVSTAAKVAFWTLGTLFLFIAPIYYISQKNNFMRQQNLINESAGTIEVQLEQRSATLLKLADQVRSYREYEKSILSDITRLRSLKSNIENAQEIENLNNSLFGRLIAVSENYPELQASKIYQELIEQTSYLERELAAARRLYNSNVNSFNTEIFVFPSSIVASSMNLTTYPMFSTSNQNRQDVSFKDF
- a CDS encoding DUF3137 domain-containing protein → MKIINDYFKFEDYKIKAKEEFRPKLDEIIKKKHSKTLEKLAGIQSMTKTLNIVSVISVFLTGLVFFVTMNYHLGIGGIIFLIILGIIAVASTFYLGVKKREIRKITNEVSKDVLEDFKPEVAYKAAFSILDKGMDYLGFNGQPSNSIQISKNEISSLTPAEIIGSSKAKISEVRPLKELLIDEKFHVSFTNVRWQWKEWRKNETVTRESFTGILKIDTSILGEKAFDFKLLKPSGWFSQKDKIKLENEEFNKVFNPESNDRFKIRKMYTPLAMELSLKRYFDREGVKVMDVTIESSGDAIYFTYKCDWNFMYVDFPTSIKTPDDFINHIFKDFLLDTYSLYYLLCLIYVTLYLD